GGAAGGGGAGTGGGGGCAGGTGGGGTTTGTATAAGCAAATCACACATCACATCTAGATACACAAGACTTATGGGGTTTGTGGTAATTATAGTATGACTGAAGCAAATGTTAaggggaaaaatgtaaaattattgaaGAAAAAGTACAAAGATGTCACAATATTTAACCTTCATCACCAAGCAAATGTCTGTTAATATTCCCAGctgtctcattcattcattcattcattcatttatcttacTCCCAGGATCCTTGGCTTGCCAACGACCCATTCAGAGAAATCCTGCTGAGGATGACAAGAAAGCCTCGGCCGCATCAGTTCATCGGCCTGATGGGGAAGCGTTCTATGGGTAAACAGCACAGCTTTAACCTCTCCACTGTTTATTGTATCATTCCCTTATACATTCGTTCTCAAAACTTTGTCCTTTTACTTCTTTCTCCTCCAGCTAATGCACAGATCACCCACAAAAGTAAGTAGAGTTCACAGCTAGTCATTTGTTCATTCCTTTCATTTACAGTCGTGACAGTTCAATTACTTGTATTATTAAGACCTAGAAGTTCTGACAGATgaatcagtggtgtcatttattaGACTTCCCTTAATTCTAATATACAGGAAACGTTTGGGCCTCATGTCTTATTCCTGGTCACTTTGGCTGGATGGTTCATTGTCCGGTTCAAAACCTAATGTTTGTATATGTAGGTTTTTAGAGTGTAGTTTAatggaaacaataaagaaaagaaaatgaaatgtcTTAGACAAGGACATAACCAAGGCCCCCCACTCCCAAGAAAAACACAGTATGAAACATTTTGGAAGTATAACATTTTCTTTAAGGtttttcccccaaaaaatttAATTCACAATAATGTCAGGGATGTGGAATTAGTTCAGAAGAATTGTAATCACTGTCCTCCTCCTAAACGACTTTGGCTGGAAGATAAAGTCTTAGTGCAATGCTTTCAAAAGTTAAAATacacttacatttaaaaaaaaaaaaaaaaaaaaaaaaaaaaaaaggattaagaAATGTTGATTTTAATGTAAAGACAACATTTGTGGAGGTGCATCATTGTTAACTAGTTATAATATTTTCTTGTGTAATCATAGTCAATTAAATCCAAAGATTTTTCTTTATGATGTGCATTTTAATGTGAATTCACATTGGACGCAGCAGAAAATTCTGTGTCCAACCATTAGCGCTGGGAATATTCTTGTcatataatttattgttattaatattataaCATCTTCCTCCTATGGAAAGCATAAACATGCATTATAATTAACTTCACTCTTTCTTTTTATGtcagcagtttaaaaacagtggGCAGAGCATTTCACAGTTTAATTAACGGTAACTGGAgactattgtgtgtgtttttgttgtcttttgaaGACGGTCCACATTAATTTGTCAGTAACGGAGGTGGTCTGGAGTACAAGTCTGTGTGGAAGAGAGGGAAGAGATAAAGAGCATAGAATGAGGAGGAGGGGATTTTCCCCTTTCTTTGTCAGGTTTCTTGTTTTTCTGTCTTGATTAGTCACCCACTCAGTGATGCAACATGGTGCAGCATAAGTATACATCCAATTTATTCCTCTTATGCAGCCATGACCATAAGTCACTCATCATTAGGGTGAGGGAGAGTGCTGGGATCAATGCCCCAAGGACATCCGGGAGTTAAATTGGATTGTTTACGCTTGTGAAGGATAGAAGGCGCTTGGAATTTTTCTCTTCACTTCTAACGAGAATGTCTTCCCATTCATTCTTCCTTGCTGCCgtaaacacaaaatgaaaaatgcagcCAAGGCCCtacagttttattagttttcttgcAATAACTTCagattttacacatttacagtCGAATGTCATCAGTATAATGCAAGTAATGATATGTGTAATGTTCGATATTTCCTCAGAGGATTCCATAGTTTAACACCCCAATCCAATACAGCCCCCCCAAACCTGCTCCTCCTGATCGTATTACAGTCCATTACCGTGATTGACGGGGACTCCAGTCAGTCTGTGATGCAGCTGTCTGTCAGGTTTACACCGGTTCTACCTATCCCAGAGTGCATTAAAAGTCTGAACAAGCACGCCTGGATTTGACTCAGCTGAAGTCGAAACACTTCAGATTACAAGTTTAAAGACCCTTAATGAAGGAGTTTGTAAAGGTAGACATAACTCCGCAGTGTTTCTAAAAACCTTATTATGTCCTTGGATAGACTGATGTAAAATGCTATTGTTGCCTCATCTTTGTTGCTTTGTTAGATACTGTTTCAGAGAGCTGATCTTTTCATTGCAGGGCATAAAGTCAACTCTTTTGTCGGGTTAATGGGGAAACGGAGCCAAGAGGAGCCAGGTACtttcattttaaacatatatgtGATATTTTTGTGAAAGCTCCGGACACACTCTTTAACATGGCTTCTCCTTTTGCAGATTCCTACGAGTGGAGCACAATACAGACGTATGACAGGCGCCGCTAAACAGCCATCTCCTCACCTACCTGCTTCTCATTTTTGCTATTCCTCATCCATAGGAGGGGTACTCGACCCTGGTTTTGTTTTCTCAAAACTGTGTATAGCTGttagtcaaataaaaaaaattatgtttccaCATTGTAGTGATGTAGCAGTGCTGTACCTGTGCCAATTTCATTTGTCCAAGCAGAAGGTGGAAAGAGGTGAGACGGTGAAATGATGTCATTATCAATGTTTGTGGTTTCTGTGACCATTTTAGACCATCTGCCATGCCACAAAAATGTTGTTGTGGACCATCCAAGCAAGGCCATACCCCTGGGGTATGCTGAAAATTGCACTGCCAAAGTCACTGTCTAGTGCCTCATAACTGTTTAATTGCAGCTGATTGTTCTATAAATACAACACACGTGAGACAGGTTCTCATTTTGCTTTTAAGTGACTTTATTAGAGCTGTTGTGTTTTCCACATGGACACATGGTGTGACATGACAGAATATCTGTGTGTTCTAGTGGTTTGACAAATATTAAAATTATTTTCTTTACTGGTTCAACTTCAGTTTGCTATTGTGAATTCCTTTTGATCTGTGGTAAATATTAATGTACTGTAAAGGTAAACTGAGATGAGAGAGCCCCCTAGTGGACGACAGATGTACTGCATGATGCATGCACATTACATAGAGCTCAGTACAAATTCATCTTGAGTGGCTCTAGAGGAGATCTCAACTGAGAATATAACCCTTCAGCTTGGCCTTTAGACACTACTGAATTGCATTAGGGGAAACTAGCATTTTTTTAAGTATACAAAGAGTATGTTTTGTCAATTCTTTTTCAATTCTATACTGACTAGTGAGAAGAAACTACACCCGAGAACCCTgattgtaaaaataaaacaaaaaaaaactacatttttagTGCCaagaatgcatttatttatttatttatttttagcaacAATTAGTATGAAAAAGAAGCAATGACAAGAAAGCAAGTCTCAGACAGATAATGGAATTGATTACAGAATTAAACAACTGAAATACCATAATCAAATAGCTTACACTATATTGTCAGATATTACAGCTCAGACCTTGTGCAACACACAAATGTTTGCATAGCTAGAACTAACCAAAGACCAATCTACCAGTAAACAGATCTAGGAATTGCATTTGTctgttattacttttattgacaGTTTTCAGAAATGACTCAGCTCTAACCATGAGCAACTGTAATGTACTTCGCACACAGACTGCATAATAGTGGTCAACAAACTTTAGCTGTAGCATTTCTGGTGTTAACACCTCTAAAGAATTGATTCAAGATTGGATTACAAAccgtcatttacatattttatggaAAAAACTATCCTAGGTATTAGTCTGAATCAACTACATTACATTTTCTATTGCATCAAGACCACAGTGTTGAAGAAATAGCAGCAGTTTACAGACAATTGAATGACACTGACATTTTTGGATTAAATCCATGGTCCATGATCATTTTGTgccactaaaacaaaaactaaaacacaaaccgTAATAACAGAAAAGGAAATATATAGGCATGTACAGCATGTTTTGATGCTAATGGTTTAGTTGGTTCAGTTGCTCCTGGAGGCGGGTTTTACAGTCCTACACCCGAGTAGGAATACCATGATCTATCTTATAGTACCTGGAACATGATGAGGCTTGAGGGCTATGATGGATGACCCATTTCATGCAAGCTCCAAGTTTCCGCAGGCCTATTTTCACTTGATAGCAAAATATAATGAACTGAAACCGATGACTGCCTGGAAGCTACGAAATCTGTAACTAATGACATGATTTAGAAAATAGTCTGCAAATAGTTGGTCTTACACAAGCATTCATCACTAAACTAACAAAACAGGTTTGGTCATACTTTCAAGGTATTTATTTTGTGTCAGAGGCAGGTAAAGTTTGTCAGACTTGACCTTACAATGCCAACCTGGGCCCGTGGGAAGGAGCTGTCAGCCACATAATGTGAGCATGTGCCTTCGGAATGTTCATGACCATGACCCATAAGACACCTGTTCATTCACAAGAGCTGAAATAACAAGCATGGAAAATGCATCTGCAGATAAAAAGTTACAGATAAAAATGTTCCGTGAGTCGGTTTTGGTGCATTAAGTATAAATGCAACAGAGGGAATAAAACAAGCAATGCTAATTTATTACTACTACAGAGTACGACACAGTTCTCTTGTAATAGTGATGGAAAAGTCTGTCTATGCTGGAACAGACAGAAGTTTTTTCTAACTTTAACTAGTGACGACACTAATGAGAGGGTGCACAGCAGTACCGTGGGTGAATGCTTCTAATAAACATGCTGCTTTCAGGACACAGCTGGTGTTCAGGTGAGACTGTTGAGATAACATGCACCTTTATTGATCCCCTGCAGGTGCAAAGTAAATTGACACAGCAGTACGAAGGATGACTATACCGAAGGTGTGATATGCACAGAGTCAAAGACCTGCACAAGCCTATGGTAGGTGTTCAAAGCGCTACAACTAAAAGTGTACGTCAAGGCTGAAAAATGGAAACTGCGCACACACAGCAGCCCTTTTATTCCTCCATTCGAAGAAAACAGTAAAGTCTGACAAACTTCACCAGTGTCTGACAACCTGCAAAGCAAGAGAAAGTACAGCTCAGCagaaccaaatgtttgtgtagtgtaaaaaagtacagcTAAAAATGGCACGTTTGACTAATAATCTCCTGCAGAGGTCAGTGTTGCAGTGCAGGAGGCTCCACTGGTTCACTCTTTGTCGGGTTTATAAATGGACAGCGTCCGGGCTGATGGGTCGGAGGCGCCGATCCAGCACGGCATCCAGTAATGAGAGAGCCACTCAGCCCGACCTGGGAAGTGCTTCTCAAACACCTGCCTAAAGTAGTAGGCCTCTTTGGTGGGAGGGGGGATGTGGAGGAAGGTCTTCTGAACCTGCTCCATCTGGTCGTCATTGACCTGAGAGGAGACAGTTTACACCAGTACATATAATATAGTATGTGATGGGAAATCTGGATACTGTACGGTCTGGAGTGTtctactcattttagttcagttagtttgatgttttgtgttgtaaaaatgtttaaaaaaaaaaaataaataaagtgtgttAAGGAAGCAGAatcaatttaattattagttcgTAAAAAGAGGGTGGGAGTCTGTAAGTtctacttcttcccactctttttcaagtgccaaaaattttgtttgtccatgttgtatttttctttgttatctgatgattttatgtgctcaaaataaaactaaactaactaagttcaggggccaaatacagcccaatatgatctcaagtgggtcagagcagtaaaatgataacagcgaaaaaagtcaaattacattctgataatgtttacatccacaaattaTCCTTTAGAAAATGGAAATAACATTAACAGCCAcaaccagaaatttcttaagaaaaattttaacaatatcatgcatcagtttatcatttacacatgtgcattacagatcacagtacaaaggcacaaaatatttagtaacaggcagaatattgttacaattgcacttaatttttcaggttgttaatatttgttagtcacattttatgagacaggatagtttgtaaatgttaacattttaatgtaattttacttttttacactaaaacatgagaaacatttggagttgtcattatttataggttattatgatagtattttactggtccaacccacttcagatcatattggtctgtatgtggtacctgaactaaaatgattttgacaccctcgactgttgatatcttcagtgtaattcttgcatttctcaaagtcatcccacaggctggatggGACCCAGTGGCAGACCAGGTtcggcccacgggccatatgtttcaCACCCTGGTCTAACATGAGACTTACAATAAAAGGTACCGAGTTCATTTAAAGAACAGAAGAAATGCATAATTTATTTGAAGTTTATATCTCATAGTAAACCTCTACtgtatatttgtaaatgtttAAAAAGAATAAATGCATGATTCATCCTACTATATTATGTATTCTGTGTCTgtccaatcgatgttgcagcacaggagggcgtttgtacggattttcctcagccttcacaggcccgatcactgccaaactcgccaaatgaattgAAACatcacctgactatctactaggcacaattttatgtccgtattcaaatgttgtgaggtacgctgggcaattttagcctctcatgctatcgtacaatgccGCTAGATGATATTAATTCATGCTTTTTTGTTAGTGTTAGTGACATGGCAAAAAGCTGTATGAGCCTTGGGAACATGTCGTTTTTTTCCACTGTGTAACTCAATGTGATTCAGACATTCTATTTCATTAAAAGTTTTTCAAGTGGATTACATCTGTCATTCACATCAGAATCGTGTTACTGCGTCCACACCTCAAATGGGTCTTATTGGACATACAGAGGGAACTATGCAGAGTATGTGATGTGAAATGTGAACATGTCACTCTAAGCCCACAAGAGGTATTAGCACATACATAAACGCTACAGCAGCTGAAGAACAGCGACATAATGAAACATATAGTATAATCACAGCAGAGAGCAGTGCAGCTACTGTAGATAGAGGCAGACATTTATGAAATACTGCACTGCAACATCCTTGACAATATTAGTACTATCATTTCTTCACGCGGATGACCATATTTTAACACTTTTGAACATAGTagcagtaatatatatatatatatatatatatatatatatatatatatatatatatatatatatatgtgtgtgtgtgtgtgtgtgtgtgtgtgtgtgtgtaagttatATCACATATTTATATGCATAAATATGTACTATAAAATGTGCTATGAAATTACTCTGTCCCATAAGTGGTATTTGATGACTTTTAACTAATTTATTATGAGCATTTTCACACTATTAACAAATGTGGACCCCTCTAATTTACTATCCTGTTGGGATACACAAAACTGCTATTGAATCAACATACATCaatattgtttctgtttttgtttctgcATTACTCTCTCAAACCACTTCAGACTGTTCAAAACTACCAAATTCAATCATTTTAAATGCCCGTTTGGACACATGATGCCACGttttataaaagaaaacaaaaagaatatgagctattttccatataatacatacaatacacatctgttactcctttggcttggctgtggaaatcagtcaatggtggaaaaaaggtgggatcaccatctgactttttttccaggatctctgtgtaaaagtggcttgtgAGTGCTAGCCTACTAGCAGCAAGCCTTGACAAAAGATTCATGGAATAATATCTGTAAATTAGAGTAAAAAAGCAGACCTATCATGCGTATAGGGCTTCTGTTCAGTGTTTAGTGGTCTGGTCTGACAGTACGTACCATAGACTCCAGGTGGTCCTGCAGGTAGGCATACCAGGACTTTTTTATAGACGTCATTCCATCACTGAAGGCTTCTTTTCGCCTCCACAGGACCTCATCAGGGATCAAGTTGAGGCCTTTGAAGGACTCTCTCAGAAGGTGCTTCTCCACTCCGTGCTGTACACACAAGTACAAAGCAGTTTAATGACCACAGGGAGTAACTGTGTATTTTGGCGACACAACAGGCTGTCAGCTATGCAAATACACCAACCCTTGGGATCCTCATCTCCTCAGGCAGGGACAGGTAGTACGCTGTGAGTCTGTGGTCCAGGAAAGGCACTCGGAGCTCCAGACTGAAAGATGAAAAGGTGGATCAGATGAGTAAAGGGTTTTGTTTCTCAcatgttttcttttattcatattttacttCTTTTGAAGCCTTACTGGTTTTGTTGGCTTTCATTCCTGTAGCTATTCAGGCTTGTAATTAAGATTTAATTAATAACACAGGGTCAGAGTGTTATTAATTTGACTGTTAATGATTCTCAGTCAGGTTGTTATTGACGTCAGCCTACAGAGCAATTCATATTCCACCCCTGAGAAAAAGCTTCATTTTTCTGGATTCCATCATGGCTAAATTTAACAAATGAACAGTACTAAAAGCTCTTATTAATGAGTCCAGTTTCTAATGTCAgtgcatttttttctgcagatcacAGAAAAGCAGAGATACAGAAGATACAGAAGATGTGCTGATGGCGCCCTCTGTGTGTGAAAACAAGCGGTGCAGGTGTGATGTTGATGTTGAAACAACAGAAATCTGACTTCATTGAAGAGGTACTGGGGATAAAACATGTTTCTGAGATGTAAACAGGATTATGACTTCAATGTAATGAAAAACATTAATGTTATATGTTAGCATTGGACAGCTGGTGTTAATATTCCTCCAAATCTgtcagtttcttcagtttttcttcataGAAGTGCCTCAACATGCCACTTCCTGCTTTAAAATCATTCTGAGCCCAACAGTCATCAAGTCACATCCCACTTATAAAGaatttaaagagttttttttttccaaaacaggCTTGTAAGCAAATGTTCAATGTCAGTGtgagcttttttttatttatttattttttaactaacAAATTACATACATGACCCTAATAATACACTAAGTGAACACTGAGTGATTGCACAATTGAATGTGTACATAAAATATGATATATGACAAAACTGTTGCTTTTATTACTCAATGTGATGTGAAAACAGTGTGCTTTTCTGTTCTAAATTACATTTCAGTTTCTGACTTTCTCATTAATATTGATTAATAACATGCACCTTCATATGTCGTCAATTTAAATCAactgtgaatgtgagaatgattggttgtttgtcagcATATAACAGATTGTGATGAACTCCAGCAACCCAGcaacagtggatggatggatggatggatcactGAGATTGCACCAAAACAATCTGAAAACCACAGACTTCACAGCCCTCTTGGAATGAGTCCCACTTTTGGGTTGACAGTTGAGAAAGGTCGCTGTAAAGACCCTCTAgtccagacctgggcattgtgaGGCCTGGGGGCCTCATGcggcccgacagctgaccctaactggcccgcatgaggtcattggcaaattaaaagtcaatgcaaatatatatcatcataatagacataaccaatacaatgccactgcttttattttgaaagatctgctaatttaccgtttttttccacacatactttctgtattTGCATAAGGTTTATGCACTGAGTGGTTTgctggtcagtttcagcccatgaagatgtcagctaacggcaaaaaaaaaagaaagattgattttgaatgcagagtttttaacaagacatggacttgtaagtatttctttactgaagtcagaggtaaagaaaataaaaaggaactgtgatatgcaaacaaacaaagctggatatATAGccgatatatattgaatgaagtttgaatattttgaatgaaagccaatatatatggaatgaagtttgaatattttgattgAAGTCTATATATTTTGAATGAAGTCTGAATATATGGATTGAAAGtgtatatatattgaatgaatttCAGACTTTCAATTCATATATTCAGActttcataatatatatatatatatatatatatatatatatatatatatatatatatatatgtatacatatatatatatatatatatattatatatatatatatatatatatatatatatatatatataatttcctaAACGGCATgccattatatatacatatatatgaatatatatatatatatatatatatatatatatatatatatatatatatatatatatatatatacagagagagagacagagagagagagagagagagagagagagagagaaaggagagctgcaagtgtattgacccggcccttaacaactgtcaaagtttctcatgtggccccataggaaacttaattgcccacccctgctctagtcAAAGGTGTGCAGCCCCCTCTGCTCTATACCTCACAGGACTACAGTTTATCAATTTGTACCTGAACTGACAACTTACAACATCAAAATCACACAATAACACAATATTTCTAACCAGTTAAGGCAGCTCTTGTTCCAGGTAGCGTTGCTGCTTTTCTTAAGGTAGTCTGGTGGGTTGAAGGATGCTGCAGGGTGTCACTtaactgtcaaagttctgcctcccaGTAATGTAGAGTAATGAAAATACTCTGTATACTGAGTACACTTAAATTGAAATTTTTAGGTAGCAAAGTAGTTTAAAAACTAACCCTTTCAGTCTCTAATGCTAggaaagtacagggtgtcccataagtctccatacatacagggtggggaagcaaaatttacaatattttgaggcagggattgaaagacagtgtatgaccaattaatttattgaaagtcatgagaatttatttgccacaagaaaattgacataatagaaaatgtttttattctatgtgtcctccttctttctcaataactgccttcacacgcttcctgaaacttgcgtaagtgttcctcaaatatgcgggtgacaacttctcccattcttctttaatagtatcttccagactttctcgtaatagttttgctcatagtcattctcttctttccattataaacagtctttatggacactccaactatttttgaaatctcctttggtgtgacgagtgcgttcagcaaatcacacactctttgacgtttgctttcctgattactcatatgggcaaaagtttctgaaaaggtatggataatagtgttagtcattgattatgacatcaacatatgtttggtttcaaaacaattgacatagtgcctgctgagaaaaaacaactaaatgttcattgtaaattttgcttccccaccctgtaggagacataatacattccatacatatatggttctaacatttatttctttatatttcagataacccaaagaatacatttgaataaagagcaacgaattgaaatcatcctgatggccggttcagcaagcagtcgtatggttgcaagcacatttaacagaaaatatgggatgagtatcacacacgacactgtggcaaaacttattgtcaagttcaaaaaaacaggaagtgttttggatcaatttgttcccgacaaaatggcagtcatatagagcatattatataaataaaaatggtttatgtcaagaaacgtttatttttcctatgtatggagacttatgggacaccctgtacaaccaGAAATGTTGCAGTTCAATGGACCTGTTATAAAGAATCCAATAAGAAAACTGTTTTTGTGGCTGTACTGGGTGCGAGACAAAGGGCGTTACCCATGAGCAGCGGTGGTACGGTCCGCACGGAGAACGTCAAACAAGTAGAGCTCCTTCAGGAGACGAACACTGTCCTCTGCAGCTGCTCTGGGAGACGGAGCCTGGGAGACAAGAATACATGTGATATTATTAGCATTAGTATGATGTGTATGTGGTAGATGATATCAGATTGTATTAAAGACAAACACAGGACGATACAAGAGGATAAATACAATGACTGGATGTTAACATTAGTAGGTTCATTATGTGATCGGTTATTATTCTTCAATCGTTGCTCGACCTGGAAATCATTTCAGTCCGATATCACAAAGACTGTTTTGCAAATCACATACAAGATCATCTCAAGCAGGGATTCTCAACTGTTACGTTgcaacccaaaagtgggtcgcaaacccattttcagtgggtcgtaggcctctgtctgggaaaaaaaacaatgttaagaAACTAatcctgtgctttttttttttttttatgtagctgagcaccacacattcacattccccaacagtaggtggcagtaatgcgctGTCATGTTTTATTAACACGAGACATTTCTCAGCATAAAAGAAAACCCAAGAGTTTCTATTTGAAGCATggagaaactcaggtatgacaccgactacatcagatatggttttacctacattggACAAAATAAGTGATTGAATGCacctttaatttttaactgagtgcacatttttggttaAGATCTGCCCAATTTAGCACTTCATTA
This DNA window, taken from Sphaeramia orbicularis chromosome 11, fSphaOr1.1, whole genome shotgun sequence, encodes the following:
- the tac1 gene encoding protachykinin-1; its protein translation is MKLLLLPVLMAFFAITQVFCEENNPREEADYWTSSNQIQDPWLANDPFREILLRMTRKPRPHQFIGLMGKRSMANAQITHKRHKVNSFVGLMGKRSQEEPDSYEWSTIQTYDRRR